AACCTTTCCATTGAGTAACGCCATGCGTCCATTAGGTGGTTAAAATCATCAATTGGCGTATTAAGCCTTTTTCCTGTTTTCTTATCCGTTGCGTATATATAGTTATTAATCTCTTTAATAAACTCTACACAAGACGGATGGATTACGATTTTGAAACCTTGAATGAATTGAATACCATTGTTGATAGAGTCTTTTCCTTTGCGTGCTCCTTCAATTCTTCTAATACCGAGAGATTTAATCTCATCAATACTTTTTGGTTCAGCCGAATCAGCTGTAATCTTCTCTTTTGAGTAACCTTTTTCTTCAATCATTTTTGCGATTCTCTTATTACTCATACCCTTTTCATAATACTCATCGAATACGTAAATAGTTTCATTTCGTAAATCTACTAATGAGCAACATAAGGCGGTTGGGTCGTTCGTATAACCAAAATCGAGACCGAAAGCGCTTTGTACATCTTTCCTTTGACGTATCTCATCGATATCAAAGTCACGCACTTGGAAGTTTTCATACACAAGACCATCAGCCACGCCCCACTCACCATCACACACAATGCGAGCGCGTCTTGGATTCTTCTCATATAAACTCTCATATCGTGCCCTATCCTGTTTATCTAACCACTCATTACACTTATAAGTAGTAGTAATTGCGAATGTATCATAGGCTTGTGTTTCTTCATCGAAGAAGTAAGACTTTAGCCAATGATTCTCACTCCATGGGTTAAATGTCACAGTAATCTGTTTAAAGAAGTCTGGCGAATCCCACGAACCGCGAATAGACTCAACAACAGTTTCAAATTTGTGTTGGTCCTCAATCTCATACGCTTCCTCAAACCATGCCCAACATAATATACCTACATCAACTGTAATAGATGTAATTTTCAACGGATCGTCGAGACCACGAAATAAAATTTTTTGCCCAGTCGGTATATACGTTATCTCTGGCATAGATTCATTGAGCTTAAACAGATGTTTTACTTTAAGGCGATTAATCGCCCATTTAAAATCGGTATAACAGGATTGTTTGAGAGTGTTCGAGAATCGACGAACAACGAGGATATTAGCCCAAGGATATTGCATGAGCCTTTTTGTGAGGTTTATTACGGTGGTTTTCGATTTCTTGGAGCCACGAGAGCCTTTACAGACTCGATAGAAGTTTTTGCAGTGCCAGAAGCGGTTATAGCCCTTTCCAATGACTTCTCTAAAATTAATTTTTGGCTGTACGTTTAATGGAGCCTTATTCATCGTCATCTAGCGGCACATCATCAACGAATGTCGGCACTGTAACCTCAACTTCTTTCTTTTCAGTCCACATCATATAACGTTTTCCAAGAAGCTCCGCCGCCTTTACACGGTCTTTCACATAAGTGTCCTTGTCTTGTAATTCAAAGTATCCTTCACCTTGCCCGACAGGGACTTGCTCTGTCATCTCCCCGCGCATGACCTTTGTCAAAAACTCAAGGATTTCGTCTTGCGAGGCTACCCGTTCCTCATCCTTTTCAGCCATTCGTTCTTCTATGTACTGCTGAATGACTAGTTTTGACAAGTTTTCACTTGCGATGCGATTTAAGTTCCTACCTTTGTATCCAGCCTTTCTAGCCGCTTCAGTAGCGTTCCCCGTTTCGATATAGTAATCACAAAACGCTTGTTGTTTAGGAGTTAGTTTCATTACATATCACCGCCCCCTTTTCTTATTAACCACTATTTAATTGGAATAAAAAAGAGCAACACGTAT
The window above is part of the Bacillus cytotoxicus NVH 391-98 genome. Proteins encoded here:
- a CDS encoding PBSX family phage terminase large subunit — translated: MTMNKAPLNVQPKINFREVIGKGYNRFWHCKNFYRVCKGSRGSKKSKTTVINLTKRLMQYPWANILVVRRFSNTLKQSCYTDFKWAINRLKVKHLFKLNESMPEITYIPTGQKILFRGLDDPLKITSITVDVGILCWAWFEEAYEIEDQHKFETVVESIRGSWDSPDFFKQITVTFNPWSENHWLKSYFFDEETQAYDTFAITTTYKCNEWLDKQDRARYESLYEKNPRRARIVCDGEWGVADGLVYENFQVRDFDIDEIRQRKDVQSAFGLDFGYTNDPTALCCSLVDLRNETIYVFDEYYEKGMSNKRIAKMIEEKGYSKEKITADSAEPKSIDEIKSLGIRRIEGARKGKDSINNGIQFIQGFKIVIHPSCVEFIKEINNYIYATDKKTGKRLNTPIDDFNHLMDAWRYSMERFMKKGGKLKSINKSSLGL
- a CDS encoding terminase small subunit encodes the protein MKLTPKQQAFCDYYIETGNATEAARKAGYKGRNLNRIASENLSKLVIQQYIEERMAEKDEERVASQDEILEFLTKVMRGEMTEQVPVGQGEGYFELQDKDTYVKDRVKAAELLGKRYMMWTEKKEVEVTVPTFVDDVPLDDDE